The Candidatus Amarolinea dominans genomic interval ATCTCGCCGCACGCTGGCCAACCCCTGTGCGAGATGTTGTCGCCTAGCAGCCAAAAAGCCGGCCACAAGCCTTGCCCCAATGGAATCTTGATGCGAGCCTCGAAACGACCGTAGGTCCAGGAGCATAGACCCTTGGTTGTCAGGCGACCGGACGTGTAGTGGAAACCCGCGTAGGTTTCCTGCCGTGCTTCGATGACCAGTATGCCGTTTTGGAGGCGGATGTTCTCGGGCCGATCGGTGTAGATCTCCATTTCGGCATTGCTCTCGCCCGTGTAGCGATCTTCGACGTGCCAGCGAGTACGATCTATTGCCGGGCCATCGAATTCATCATGCCAGGCGAGCGTCCATTTCTGAGAAGTCATGATCGAGCTTCCGTCTCCAGTGGCTCGCATCCGATGCGATCCGCTCAGCCCTTGACCGCGCCCTGCGTCAAGCCCGACACGATGTAGCGCTGCAGCACCAGGAAGATGATCACCATTGGCAGCGTCATGATCAGCACGGCGGCCGCCAGCGTGGGCCAGTTGCTGCCGTAGACGCCCTGGAACACGATCAGGCCGCGTGTGATGGGATAGTAGTTCTTGTTGGTCAGATAGATCGTCGGCAGGATCAGCTCGTTCCAGATGCCGATGGCGTGCAGCACGGCGACCGTCGCGACCGCGGGCTGAATCAGGGGAAAGACCACCGTGGTCACGAAACGGAAGTAGCTGCAGCCATCTATGGCAGCCGCCTCATCCAGTTCCTTAGGCAGGGTCTTGATGTAGTTGACCAGGATGACGATCCCGATCGGGTTGACCAGGAACAGCATGATGTACCCGATAGGATTGTTGTACAGCCCGACGCTCAACATCAACTGAAACTGAGGGATCAACGCCACGGGCAAGAACAGAGCGATCACGAACAGGGTGAGCAGGAGCTTGGACCCTTTGACATAACCGCGCGAGATTGGAAACGCAACGAAGACCGCTGTAGCGATGTAGATAGTCGTGGCAGACAGCGTATAGATCAGCGTATTCGTCAGGTAGCGAGGGAAGCTGGCCTTGGTCCATGCGTCGGCGAAGTTCTTGAAGTTAAATGAAGTGGAAAGCGAGGTCGCATTCTTCATGAACTCCGGCAGAGTCTTCAAGGACGTGTTGATTAGCATGAGCAAGGGGCCGAGGTAGATGATGGCAAAGAACACCAGGGCCGCATACGCGCCGATGCGCCCCCAGTCAGTGCGACTCGATTTGAACGTCTGCTTGGACGCAGGTTTGGCGGTCATGATGTTCATCCCAGTATCCTCTCTTCTCTACGCCGCAGAATAGTCTGCACAGTCATGCCGATGACCAAAACCAGGAAGAACAGAACGATCGAAGCGGCCGCGGCATAGCCTTGCCGGAATGCGCTTGAGGTGCTCCCCGATGTCTGACCGAAACCCTGGGCGAAAATCAGATAGCCCAGGACTTGGGTCCCGTTTCGGTAACCGAGGAGGACCAGGAATAGCTGCCACGCCTGCAGCGAGCCGATGATATTCAGGAGCAGATTGGTGTTGACAACCGGCGTCAACAAGGGCCACACGACCTCTTTGAAGACCCGCCATGAGCTGGCGCCATCAATGCGAGCCGCCTCGTACAGCTCTTCCGGGATGGTCTGCAGACCGGAGATGAAGATCATCATCGTGGTGCCCAGGTTGGCCCAGATTTGCACGGCGATGACCCAGGCGAAGGCTTCGCTGGGCTGCCCACCAAAGAATTCAGAATGTAGACCGAGCGATGCCAGCAGTCTGGCAGCGGGGCCACCCAGTGGGTAGAGGAAGAGCGACCAGATCAAGCCCTGGATCACTGCGCCCAGGATCACAGGCAGGAAGTAGAGCGTGCGGAAGAAATTGACGCCCTTCAACCGCTGATTGACGAGAAGCGCAACGACCAGGCCAAGTACAAATTGGATGCTGGTCACAAAGAAACAAAACAGCAGCGTCCGGCCCAGGGCGTCATAGTTGTCGCGCGACGCCTGGCCCATGAAGAGGAACTCTTTGAAGTTTGCCAGCCCAACCCAGTGGATCGGAGCCCCTTTGATGCCGGTCGCATCGGTAAACGAGTACACGGCGGTGGCAAGGGATGGCCCCAGGCTAATAAGCAGGTAAAAAAGGATTCCTGGCAGAAGCAGGAGGTAGGGTGTCCATCTGGCCCGGCCGCGACCGAAGTGATAGTTGACCATAGTATGCCTCGGTTCTGAATGTTACAGGGTAGGCTTCTCGCCCCAGGGGCGAGAAGCCTACATGGAAGAACAGGCAGTTGGCTACTGGTTCGCGTCTAACCCGGATTGAAGGTCTGCTTGCACCTTGTCAGCGAGTTCTTGGGGGTTGTCATAGGTGCCGAACGGCTTGAAGTACGAAGCATACGGGTTGGCATATTGACCAGCGCCCTTCGGTGCGGTCCAGTACTGTTCGTAACCTACACGGAAGTTAGCGAGATAGGGTGCGACTTCCGTGCCGATCTGCGTATTCAGGGTGGCGCTTGGCTGGGTGGGGATGAAGCCAACCGCGTTGGCAAAGGCCTGGTAGTTCGCCGAGTCAGAGAACTCGGTCAGGTATTTCAAGGAGGCGTCCTTGTTAGCGGTATTGGCGGCAATGGCCCAACCCTGATCATACTTTCCGAACAGGTACTTATTATCGTCGGCGTTATCGCTGCCAGGGAACGGGATATAGCCCCACTTGAAGGTCGGCTGCGCCGTGTCAATGGCAGAGGCATACCAGGTGCCGCCTGGGAACATGGCGACCGCACCCGAGGCAAAGCGGCCAGGCGCCGCATCGCCCGCAATGCCGCTGGCGCCAGTTTCCATCATGTCCTGGGTGTAAGTCTTCATCTTCGTCCACATATCGAGGGACTTGGCGTCGTTCCATTTGATCTTGCCGGTCCACAGGCCTTCGACCAGGGCCGCCTGGTCGGGATAAATGGCGCCGATCAGGCCGTACGCGCCCACGAAGATGGGCCAGCCGTCTTTACCGCCGGCGGTCATGCAGGGAACATTCGCCTTCTTGAACGTCTCGCAGGCCGTCACAAGCTCACCCCACGTCGTGGGGACTTTGACGTTATTCGCGGTGAACATGTCCTTGTTGTAGTAGATGCCGCTGTAGGACACGCGGCCGAGGTTGACTTCATAAACCTTGCCGTTGTAAGAACCGGCATCCTTGATCGCCGACGCATCGTAGTTCTTGACGAACGGCTGGTCGGTCAGGTCCATCAACAGGCCAGCTTCAATCAGGGTCTGCCAGTTGGGCGGTGTCACGTTCTTCATGTAGGCCTGGGACGCATTGGCAAAGCCGAACATGTCCACGACATCCACATCGTTGGCAGCCAGGCGGGTCTGGGTGACCGTGCTCAGGTCATTGGCATTCACCACCGACATGTCAATGGTGATGTTGGGATACTTGGCGTGGAACTTCTCGTTGAAGGCGTTCATGAAATCCACCATGGGAGGGTTCTGGTGGACAAGAACTTTGAGGGTGACATTGGCGGCTTCGGGAGCTTCGTCGGCTCGGTGGGAGCCTTCGTCGGCTCGGTGGGAGCCTGGGTCGTGGCAGGCGCCGGTGTGGCTGCACCGCCGCACGCCGTCAACAGCGTGGTTAGCACGAGGATCATGCTAACGAGGGTTAGGATTTTCTTGGACATTACGATCTTCTCCTTCTGAATGCTTCTCTTTCTGAATGCTTCTCTTTCTGAATGTGGCTGACCGGGGGTTGATCAAAACGAGCGGCGAGCGCCAGGCGTGCCCTTTTGCACGGCATGTCGGCGCCGCTTCCATCACTGACCAACTCTGACTGAACATCAGTCTACTCAGTTTGGCACGCGCGGGCTTGCCCAAAAGCGTGCAGAATGCGCATTTTTCCGAGAAGTAGAAAAAAACAAACCGCCCCTGCGGGTGGGATCAAGTCAATGATCCCACCCGCAGGGGCGCAGACGTTGCATTGCAACGTCTCTACAGCCGTAACTGCTCACCCTGCAAGTTGATTTGACAGGATGAACAGGATGAACAGGATTCTTGCTCTGTGGTGTGCAAAACTACCGCCACGAGAGTTCGAATATCCTGTCAATCCTGTAAATCCTGTCTGAATTCCAGGCAGACCCAGCAGTTACCTACAGGCGCCGATACGCCTCAGGTGACCGGCCGGTCTCGCGGCGGAAGATGCGGCTGAAATAGCTGCTGTTGGAAAAGCCCACGTCCAGCGCAATCTCGGTGATGCTCTTGTGGGTGTGCTTCAGGAGCTGCCTGGCCTGCTGCACACGGTAGCGGTTGAGGTATACCACTGGCGTCAGCCCCAATTCTTTGTGGAAGCAACTGGTGAGATAGTCATCGCTCAGGCCGACGTGATCTGCAATGTCCTGGCGCGAAATCGGCTCCGCGTAGTGTTCCTGGAGATAGGCCATGGCCTGGCGCACCAGCCGCTGCGCTTCGCCGCTCAACGCACGCCGGCGCGTCAGCGCGGCGTCCAGGTGGGCCAGCGTTTCTTTGAGGTTGAACACCCCCTTGCTCAGCACGCTCGTCACCCCAATGTTCAGCCGGGCCATTTCCGACTCGGTCAGCGTTTGACCGGTGACCACGATCACGGGAATGGCGGCCGTGGCTTCGCGGTCACGCATCGCCTCCAGCACGGCGAAACCGTCCATCTCCGGCATCATCAGATCGAGCAGCACCAGGTCAACGCGTTCGCGCCGCAGGATGTCCAGCGCCTCGAGTCCGTTATGCGCCTTGTATACCCGATGCGAAGCCGAATGCCGTTGGACGATGCGCGCATGCATCTCCAGCGTGTCCGTGTCGTCATCAACCACCAGGAACGCGCGCTGCGATTCGGCGGCGGATGGATTGTCTGGCGGCAGCCAATGCTGATCGAGTGCGCGTGTCAGCTCGGCCAGTTCGATGGGCTTGGTGAGGTAGTCCAGTTCCAGCACCGCGCCGCTGTCCTGCGCCAGCGCGTAGAACAGCACCGGAATCCCGCGCGTGCTTGCGCCGGCCTTGAGCATCTTCAACACATGCCAGGCCTGATCCGACCCGCTGGTCACATCCAGCACTACAGCAGTCGGCAGCGCCGTCAGAATTTGGGACTGCCAGCTCGCCGGTTGGTCCAGCAGCGCCATCTGCACCTCGAACCCCCGCTGCTGCAGATGCCTGCGCAGGCGCTCGCTCGAATCTGGCGATGCCGTGAGCACCAGCACGCCCCCCTCACCCGCCATTATCGCCGGCGTTGGGAGCGAGGCCTGCA includes:
- a CDS encoding carbohydrate ABC transporter permease — protein: MTAKPASKQTFKSSRTDWGRIGAYAALVFFAIIYLGPLLMLINTSLKTLPEFMKNATSLSTSFNFKNFADAWTKASFPRYLTNTLIYTLSATTIYIATAVFVAFPISRGYVKGSKLLLTLFVIALFLPVALIPQFQLMLSVGLYNNPIGYIMLFLVNPIGIVILVNYIKTLPKELDEAAAIDGCSYFRFVTTVVFPLIQPAVATVAVLHAIGIWNELILPTIYLTNKNYYPITRGLIVFQGVYGSNWPTLAAAVLIMTLPMVIIFLVLQRYIVSGLTQGAVKG
- a CDS encoding extracellular solute-binding protein — its product is MNAFNEKFHAKYPNITIDMSVVNANDLSTVTQTRLAANDVDVVDMFGFANASQAYMKNVTPPNWQTLIEAGLLMDLTDQPFVKNYDASAIKDAGSYNGKVYEVNLGRVSYSGIYYNKDMFTANNVKVPTTWGELVTACETFKKANVPCMTAGGKDGWPIFVGAYGLIGAIYPDQAALVEGLWTGKIKWNDAKSLDMWTKMKTYTQDMMETGASGIAGDAAPGRFASGAVAMFPGGTWYASAIDTAQPTFKWGYIPFPGSDNADDNKYLFGKYDQGWAIAANTANKDASLKYLTEFSDSANYQAFANAVGFIPTQPSATLNTQIGTEVAPYLANFRVGYEQYWTAPKGAGQYANPYASYFKPFGTYDNPQELADKVQADLQSGLDANQ
- a CDS encoding sugar ABC transporter permease, translated to MVNYHFGRGRARWTPYLLLLPGILFYLLISLGPSLATAVYSFTDATGIKGAPIHWVGLANFKEFLFMGQASRDNYDALGRTLLFCFFVTSIQFVLGLVVALLVNQRLKGVNFFRTLYFLPVILGAVIQGLIWSLFLYPLGGPAARLLASLGLHSEFFGGQPSEAFAWVIAVQIWANLGTTMMIFISGLQTIPEELYEAARIDGASSWRVFKEVVWPLLTPVVNTNLLLNIIGSLQAWQLFLVLLGYRNGTQVLGYLIFAQGFGQTSGSTSSAFRQGYAAAASIVLFFLVLVIGMTVQTILRRREERILG
- a CDS encoding glycoside hydrolase family 16 protein, producing the protein MRATGDGSSIMTSQKWTLAWHDEFDGPAIDRTRWHVEDRYTGESNAEMEIYTDRPENIRLQNGILVIEARQETYAGFHYTSGRLTTKGLCSWTYGRFEARIKIPLGQGLWPAFWLLGDNISHRGWPACGEIDIMENIGRTPAAARGTIHGPGYSGDDGIWSDYILAEGRFADDFHIFAIEWEPGQVRWYVDDNLFSTRRPQDVGGEWVFEHPFFIILNLAVGGYWPGYPDETTVFPQRLLVDYVRVFQR